One region of Juglans regia cultivar Chandler chromosome 4, Walnut 2.0, whole genome shotgun sequence genomic DNA includes:
- the LOC109011522 gene encoding uncharacterized protein LOC109011522, protein MLEIFNKDLVQPPRELNNPAASSSSAKPRLGQSPLSKALYVLKKLPLLFFFPRAAASPPKLSQEILKSFVSQSSNAFSISFESATSFAYVTPEKPYSIHQRYWCCMDDIYCIFLENLNNLYTLIKEYGLSKGTNEAMFLIEAYRTLRDRGPYPADQVLKDLDGSFGFVVYDNKAKTVFVALGAKEEIKLCWGVTADESVVISDNLEVIKASCAKSFARFSAGCMFRSEHGGFMSFEHPTKKMKAMPRIDSEGVMCGANFKVDVQSRIHSLPHVGSKANWAMWGSHSDRSRVLLEHKKT, encoded by the exons ACTGGGCCAGAGCCCATTGTCCAAGGCCCTTTACGTGTTGAAGAAACtgcctcttcttttcttcttccctcgaGCAGCCGCCTCACCA CCCAAGCTTTCACAAGAGATTCTGAAGAGTTTTGTTTCTCAATCTAGCAATGCCTTCTCCATCAGCTTTGAAAGCGCAACGTCTTTTGCTTATGTTACACCAGAGAAACCATATTCCATTCATCAGAGAT ATTGGTGTTGTATGGACGATATATACTGCATTTTCTTGGAGAACCTGAACAATCTATACACTCTCATCAAGGAGTATGGCCTATCAAAGGGCACCAACGAGGCCATGTTCTTGATTGAGGCCTACAGGACTCTCCGTGACCGAGGCCCATACCCGGCCGATCAGGTTCTCAAAGATCTGGATGGAAGCTTTGGATTTGTGGTCTATGATAACAAGGCAAAAACTGTTTTTGTTGCAC TAGgggcaaaagaagaaattaaactCTGCTGGGGCGTAACAGCAGATGAATCTGTAGTGATTTCTGATAATTTAGAGGTAATAAAAGCAAGTTGTGCCAAATCATTTGCACGATTCTCTGCTG GGTGCATGTTCCGCAGTGAGCACGGTGGGTTTATGAGCTTTGAGCATCCAACCAAGAAAATGAAAGCAATGCCTAGGATTGACAGTGAGGGGGTCATGTGTGGGGCCAACTTCAAGGTCGATGTTCAATCAAGGATCCACAGCTTGCCACATGTTGGCAGCAAAGCCAACTGGGCAATGTGGGGCTCACATTCTGATCGATCAAGAGTACTGTTAGAACATAAAAAAACGTGA
- the LOC109020893 gene encoding putative serine/threonine-protein kinase codes for MSCSCFGALKVKRGESSAHREIVGSLPGNIKHFSYNELRLATDNFHPSNKLGQGGFGTVYKGILKHGIEVAVKTLSAHSKQGLREFLTEINTISNVRHPNLVELVGYCVEGSHRILVYEYLQNNSLDHALLGSKSPKINLNWEQRSAICLGTARGLVFLHEDLVPHIVHRDIKASNILLDKEFNPKIGDFGLAKLFPDDITHISTRIAGTTGYLAPEYALGGHLTMKADVYSFGVLILEIISSRSSAKANWGGTEKFLLEWAWQLYGEERLLEIVDPEMQGFPEEEVIRYIKVAFFCTQAAASRRPLMSQVVDMLSRNIRLNEKELTAPGHFTGSGEASSSKKGSSSDYTSNQMSSVPVTITEVTPR; via the exons atgAGTTGTAGCTGCTTTGGGGCCTTAAAAGTGAAGAGGGGAGAGAGCTCTGCTCATCGTGAAATAGTAG GGAGTTTGCCTGGGAATATTAAACATTTCTCCTACAATGAATTAAGGTTGGCGACAGATAATTTCCATCCAAGCAATAAATTAGGCCAAGGAGGTTTTGGAACTGTTTACAAG GGAATCCTAAAACATGGAATAGAAGTTGCCGTGAAGACACTTTCTGCCCATTCAAAGCAAGGACTACGTGAATTTTTGACCGAGATTAATACCATATCAAATGTCAGGCATCCAAACCTGGTTGAGTTGGTAGGCTACTGTGTTGAAGGATCTCATCGGATTTTGGTCTATGAATACTTACAAAATAACAGCCTTGATCATGCATTATTAG GTTCAAAGAGTCCAAAGATCAATCTGAATTGGGAACAAAGATCTGCTATTTGCCTGGGCACCGCTAGGGGTCTTGTATTTCTTCATGAAGATCTTGTACCACATATTGTGCATAGAGATATTAAAGCTAGTAATATACTTCTGGACAAAGAATTTAACCCAAAAATTGGAGACTTTGGGCTGGCTAAACTTTTCCCAGATGACATCACTCACATTAGCACGAGAATTGCTGGAACAAC TGGGTATTTGGCACCAGAATATGCCTTGGGTGGTCATTTGACCATGAAAGCCGATGTTTACAGTTTTGGAGTCCTTATACTAGAAATAATTAGCAGCAGAAGCAGTGCTAAGGCAAACTGGGGAGGAACAGAGAAATTTCTCTTGGAATGG GCATGGCAACTGTATGGAGAAGAGAGACTCTTGGAGATCGTGGATCCGGAAATGCAAGGATTCCCCGAGGAAGAAGTGATTAGATACATTAAGGTAGCCTTTTTCTGCACCCAAGCAGCAGCGAGCCGAAGGCCATTGATGAGCCAGGTTGTTGACATGCTCTCGAGGAACATCCGACTCAATGAGAAGGAACTTACTGCCCCAGGTCATTTCACGGGGTCAGGGGAGGCATCTTCCTCCAAGAAAGGGTCATCCTCCGACTATACCAGCAATCAGATGAGCTCTGTCCCCGTCACAATTACTGAAGTTACCCCTAGATGA
- the LOC109020892 gene encoding clathrin light chain 2-like: MSSFDAYGEEMNVSASTRHFVDDHDDDNFTGGSYGSGAYSSFPAAAGDFSGGFPAEGDVAVDHASASPEIFSFDDPNSGYSQSPYDPIHVENGNGYGVGDDVFVSDGPVLPPPSEMEHEEGFALREWRRQNAIQLEEKEKREKEMRIQIIIEAEEYMQAFYEKRKLNLESNKVNNREREKLYSANQEKFHKDADKQYWKAIAELIPHEIPNIEKKRGKKDQDKKPSITVVQGPKPGKPTDLSRMRQILVKLKHTPPPHMITPPSAPAKDGQDGKGVKDAKNGKDATPNATGSAAGGEPGLPPKDATSNDTPQASKQEAPAEEQSAA; encoded by the exons atgtcTTCCTTCGACGCGTACGGAGAGGAGATGAACGTGAGCGCTTCAACTCGTCACTTCGTCGACGACCACGACGACGATAACTTCACTGGCGGCAGCTACGGATCCGGAGCCTACTCCAGCTTCCCAGCCGCCGCAGGAGACTTCTCCGGAGGATTTCCTGCGGAAGGTGACGTCGCCGTCGACCACGCATCTGCCTCGCCGGAGATATTTTCATTCGACGATCCAAACTCTGGCTACTCCCAGTCTCCGTACGATCCGATCCATGTGGAGAACGGAAATGGTTACGGCGTTGGTGACGATGTTTTTGTCTCGGATGGGCCCGTGCTCCCGCCGCCGAGTGAGATGGAGCATGAGGAAGGGTTCGCTCTTCGCGAATGGAGGCG TCAAAATGCCATTCAACttgaggagaaggagaagagggagaaagaaatgagaatcCAAATTATTATAGAAGCTGAGGAGTATATGCAAGCTTTTTACGAGAAAAGGAAGCTGAACCTTGAGAGTAATAAGGTCAACAACAGAGAAAGGGAAAAG TTATACTCAGCTAATCAAGAGAAGTTTCATAAAGATGCAGACAAACAGTACTGGAAAGCAATAGCAGAGCTCATTCCCCATGAGATCCCAAAcattgagaagaaaagaggCAAGAAAGATCAGGACAAGAAACCATCAATCACAGTTGTGCAGGGCCCAAAGCCTGGGAAACCCACTGATCTTTCAAGGATGCGCCAAATACTGGTGAAGCTAAAACACACGCCTCCTCCCCACATGATAACTCCCCCATCTGCACCTGCTAAGGATGGCCAAGACGGGAAGGGAGTAAAAGATGCCAAAAATGGAAAAGacgcaactccaaatgcaaccGGATCTGCAGCTGGAGGAGAGCCGGGTTTACCGCCCAAAGATGCCACCTCTAATGATACTCCTCAAGCTTCCAAACAAGAAGCTCCTGCCGAGGAACAGTCTGCAGCATAA
- the LOC109018996 gene encoding RNA polymerase II C-terminal domain phosphatase-like 1, producing MDMYKAVVYQGEELLGEVEMYPVGNNNDNPMIEAKEIRISYFSQASERCPPLAVLHTIASSGICFKMESKSSQSQDSPLYLLHSSCFKENKTAVIEVGGEELHFVAMSSRNTDKQYPCFWGFNVASGLYDSCLVMLNLRCLGIVFDLDETLIVANTMRSFEDRIDALQRKINSEVDPQRISGMVAEVKRYQDDKHILKQYAENDQVVENGKVIKSQSEVVPAVSDNHQPIVRPIIRLQEKNIILTRINPQIRDTSVLVRLRPAWDDLRSYLIARGRKRFEVYVCTMAERDYALEMWRLLDPDSNLINSKELLARIVCVKSGSRKSLFNVFQDGLCHPKMALVIDDRLKVWDEKDQPRVHVVPAFAPYYAPQAEANNAIPVLCVARNVACNVRGGFFKEFDEGLLQKISEIAHEDDIKDIPFPPDVSNYLVSEDDASASNGNRDPLSFDGMADAEVERRLKDAISASSTISSAVANLVPRLVPALQNTITSASSSIPLTTTQVLSHFPSIQFPQPASLAKPAGHIGPQEPSLQSSPAREEGEVPESELDPDTRRRLLILQHGQDTREHASTEPQFPVRPPIQVPAPRVQSRGGWFPVEEEMGPQQLSRAGAKEFPLDPESMHIDKHGPHHPPFFPKVESSINSDRVLHENQRLQKEAFHRDDRLRLNHTLSSYHSFSGEDIPLSRPSSSNRDLDFESGRGVPNEETPAGVLQDIAMKCGTKVEFRPALIGSMELQFSMEAWFAGEKIGEGIGRTRREAQRQAAEGSLKNLANVYIHGDWSILNANGNGFLGGVNSFGDQPLSKEEPVSFSAASEPSRPLDPRLEGSKKLMGSVSALKELCTMEGLDVAFQPRPPPSGNSVQNDEVYAQVEIDGQVLGKGIGLTWDEAKMQAAEKALGSLRSMLGQSNPKRPDFSRSLHGISNKRMKPEFSRVLQRMPSSARYAKNAPPVP from the exons ATGGATATGTATAAGGCGGTGGTGTATCAAGGGGAAGAGTTACTGGGGGAGGTAGAGATGTACCCTGTAGGGAACAACAACGACAACCCGATGATTGAAGCCAAGGAAATCAGAATAAGTTACTTTTCGCAAGCGAGTGAGAGGTGTCCACCACTGGCAGTGCTCCATACCATTGCATCTAGTGGGATTTGCTTCAAAATGGAATCAAAGTCCTCGCAGTCACAGGACTCGCCGCTCTATCTTTTGCACTCGTCATGTTTCAAGGAGAACAAG ACTGCGGTAATAGAAGTAGGAGGGGAGGAACTTCATTTTGTTGCTATGTCTTCGAGGAATACTGACAAACAGTATCCATGTTTCTGGGGATTCAATGTTGCATCAGGACTTTATGATTCTTGTCTCGTCATGCTGAACCTTAGATGTCTTGGAATAGTATTTGATCTTGATGAAACGCTCATAGTTGCAAATACAATGCGCTCATTTGAGGATAGGATTGATGCCCTACAGCGGAAAATAAACAGTGAAGTGGACCCACAACGCATCTCTGGCATGGTGGCAGAGGTCAAGCGTTATCAAGATGACAAGCATATATTGAAGCAATATGCTGAAAATGACCAGGTTGTTGAAAATGGAAAGGTGATAAAAAGTCAGTCTGAGGTTGTTCCAGCCGTGTCAGATAACCATCAACCTATTGTTCGGCCAATTATACGGTTACAGGAGAAGAACATTATTCTGACTCGCATCAATCCACAG ATTCGTGATACAAGTGTTCTTGTGAGGTTGAGACCTGCATGGGATGATCTCCGGAGTTACTTGATAGCACGAGGGCGCAAGCGTTTTGAGGTTTATGTTTGCACAATGGCTGAAAGGGATTATGCTTTAGAAATGTGGAGGCTTCTTGATCCAGATTCAAATTTGATAAACTCCAAGGAATTATTGGCTCGCATTGTCTGTGTCAAGTCTG GTTCAAGGAAGTCACTGTTCAATGTCTTTCAAGATGGCTTATGCCATCCTAAGATGGCATTAGTAATTGATGATCGCTTGAAAGTGTGGGATGAGAAAGACCAACCACGGGTCCATGTTGTTCCTGCATTTGCTCCATACTACGCTCCCCAAGCTGAG GCTAATAATGCTATACCTGTTTTGTGTGTGGCGAGAAATGTTGCCTGCAACGTTAGAGGCGGTTTTTTCAA GGAATTTGATGAGGGTCTTCTACAAAAGATTTCTGAAATTGCTCATGAAGATGATATTAAAGATATTCCTTTTCCACCTGATGTGAGCAATTATTTAGTCTCTGAG GATGATGCTTCTGCTTCAAATGGCAACAGAGATCCACTGTCTTTTGATGGCATGGCAGATGCTGAAGTTGAAAGAAGACTGAAG GATGCAATATCTGCTTCTTCAACAATCTCTTCAGCAGTTGCTAATCTAGTTCCAAGGCTTGTTCCTGCTCTTCAGAATACAATAACATCAGCATCTAGCTCAATTCCACTTACAACAACTCAAGTTTTGTCACACTTTCCCAGCATTCAGTTCCCTCAGCCGGCTTCACTTGCTAAACCAGCGGGTCATATCGGGCCCCAAGAACCAAGCTTGCAAAGTTCTCCTGCTAGAGAAGAGGGTGAGGTACCAGAATCAGAATTAGATCCTGATACAAGGCGGAGGCTACTCATATTGCAACATGGGCAAGATACAAGAGAGCATGCATCAACTGAACCCCAATTTCCTGTCAGACCTCCAATTCAAGTTCCTGCTCCCCGGGTGCAATCACGGGGTGGCTGGTTTCCAGTGGAGGAAGAGATGGGCCCACAACAGCTGAGCCGAGCAGGAGCCAAAGAATTTCCCTTAGATCCAGAATCAATGCATATTGATAAGCATGGACCTCATCATCCTCCTTTTTTCCCAAAGGTTGAGAGTTCAATTAATTCTGATAGAGTTCTGCACGAAAATCAAAGATTGCAAAAAGAG GCATTTCATAGAGATGATCGGTTGAGATTGAACCATACACTGTCCAGTTATCATTCTTTCTCAG GTGAAGATATTCCATTGAGTCGACCATCTTCCAGCAACAGGGATCTAGACTTCGAATCTGGACGAGGTGTTCCAAATGAAGAAACTCCAGCTGGAGTCTTACAGGATATCGCAATGAAGTGTGGAACCAAG GTGGAGTTCAGACCAGCTTTGATTGGTAGCATGGAATTGCAATTTTCCATGGAG GCTTGGTTTGCAGGGGAAAAAATTGGTGAAGGGATTGGTAGAACGAGGAGGGAAGCGCAACGTCAGGCTGCTGAGGGTTCTCTTAAGAACTTAGCTA ATGTATATATTCATGGGGATTGGAGTATTCTTAATGCAAATGGCAATGGTTTTTTGGGTGGTGTGAATTCTTTTGGGGATCAGCCATTGTCCAAAGAGGAGCCTGTCTCATTTTCAGCTGCGTCTGAACCATCTAGGCCTCTCGACCCTCGGTTGGAAGGCTCTAAGAAGTTAATGGGTTCGGTCTCTGCACTGAAAGAATTA TGCACAATGGAAGGCCTCGATGTGGCTTTTCAACCTCGGCCGCCACCTTCTGGTAATTCAGTTCAGAATGATGAAGTCTATGCACAG GTTGAAATAGACGGTCAAGTCTTAGGGAAAGGGATCGGTCTGACATGGGATGAGGCTAAGATGCAG GCTGCTGAAAAGGCACTTGGAAGTCTAAGATCAATGCTTGGTCAATCTAATCCGAAGCGGCCGGATTTTTCTAG GTCACTGCATGGGATTTCGAATAAACGTATGAAGCCGGAATTTTCACGAGTTCTGCAGCGGATGCCTTCTTCTGCTAGATATGCCAAGAATGCTCCTCCTGTTCCCTAA